A portion of the Paenibacillus marchantiae genome contains these proteins:
- a CDS encoding Lrp/AsnC family transcriptional regulator, translating to MDHVDKQVLFYLQKQARISMTELGKSVGLSQPAVTERVKRMEEKGIIEEYHTVISPEKIGKHATAYMLFQTRDCLAFLDYVHASPHVAECHRISGEHSYLLKVVTESTRTLEEFSNQCDKYGTYTILIVMSSPIDHSLLIRSLEEANRAD from the coding sequence ATGGATCATGTAGATAAACAAGTACTCTTCTATCTTCAAAAACAGGCGAGGATTTCAATGACTGAGCTAGGCAAAAGCGTTGGGTTATCCCAACCTGCCGTAACGGAACGAGTTAAGAGAATGGAAGAGAAGGGAATCATCGAAGAATATCACACCGTTATTTCTCCTGAAAAAATTGGGAAGCATGCGACTGCCTATATGCTTTTTCAAACTAGAGACTGCTTGGCATTTCTTGATTATGTCCATGCATCTCCCCATGTTGCTGAGTGCCACCGCATAAGCGGAGAACATAGTTATTTATTAAAAGTTGTAACAGAATCCACACGCACGCTCGAGGAGTTCAGCAATCAGTGCGATAAATATGGAACCTACACCATCTTGATTGTCATGTCTTCACCGATCGATCATAGTCTTCTCATTCGTTCTCTCGAAGAAGCCAATAGAGCGGACTAA
- a CDS encoding SDR family NAD(P)-dependent oxidoreductase, with the protein MAGKVITITGAGSGIGRASAILMAARGAKLVLVDYNTATGQETLELVKEQDGEAIFVQADVSKEDDVQNYIQQAVNTYGKIDVAFNNAGIIQQFQSFHSMSLEDFNRIIDVNLKGIFLGMKHALRVMDEQGYGHVINTASTTAIRAEHSLAAYTASKHGVAGLTKAAALEYVRKGIRVNAICPGGVATPLTAAVPQMLQDNEYMPEEFPNMRIGRFAEPEELAQVVAFLASDGSSYMTGSIIVADGGLTL; encoded by the coding sequence CTGGCAGGTAAAGTCATTACAATCACAGGAGCAGGCAGTGGAATAGGAAGAGCAAGCGCCATTCTGATGGCAGCCAGAGGAGCCAAGCTGGTTCTGGTCGATTATAATACTGCAACAGGACAAGAGACACTGGAGCTGGTAAAGGAGCAAGATGGCGAAGCCATTTTTGTACAAGCCGATGTTTCCAAAGAAGATGATGTTCAAAATTATATCCAGCAAGCTGTTAATACGTACGGAAAAATTGATGTAGCTTTTAATAACGCCGGAATCATCCAACAGTTCCAAAGTTTCCATAGCATGAGCTTGGAAGACTTCAATCGAATCATCGATGTCAATCTGAAGGGCATATTCCTCGGAATGAAACATGCACTTCGAGTGATGGACGAACAAGGATACGGTCATGTCATTAATACTGCATCTACAACAGCCATTCGCGCTGAACACAGCTTGGCCGCTTATACAGCCAGCAAACACGGCGTTGCCGGTTTAACCAAGGCAGCTGCGCTTGAATACGTCAGAAAAGGAATCCGTGTTAACGCGATCTGTCCTGGTGGTGTAGCTACACCATTGACAGCGGCTGTTCCACAAATGTTGCAAGACAATGAATATATGCCAGAAGAATTCCCTAATATGAGAATTGGACGGTTTGCTGAACCAGAGGAACTCGCTCAAGTCGTTGCATTCCTGGCTTCGGATGGATCAAGTTATATGACAGGTTCCATTATCGTAGCCGATGGTGGTCTTACCCTTTAA